One part of the Desulfobacterales bacterium genome encodes these proteins:
- the ffh gene encoding signal recognition particle protein, with protein MFDNLSDRLNSVFKKLRGQGKLTEKNIEEGLKEVRIALLEADVHYKVTKNFIAQIKEKALGKEVLSSLTPAQQVIKIVNEALVELMGSTHQDLRLGGEKPVVLMLVGLQGSGKTTTAAKISLLLRKKGRKPYMVPADVYRPAAIEQLKKLGDQLSIPVFPSQADMGAVKICKDAFNLAKQEGHDTLVIDTAGRLHIDEELMNELKVIKDKVHPSDILLVADAMTGQDAVNIAQSFDKALDIGGVILTKMDSDARGGAALSIKAITDKPIKFIGVGEKISDIEPFHPERMASRILGMGDVLTLIEKAQDLVDDKKAAELERKIRKSEFTLADFRDQMKQVRKMGPIGDLIKMIPGIGNSKQVKNLNVDEKEFVRIEAIINSMTPDERRNYSIINGSRKKRIATGSGTSVQDVNKLLKNYDQVIKMLKKINKGGSKGLGRGMLPF; from the coding sequence ATGTTTGACAATCTAAGTGACAGATTAAATTCAGTATTTAAAAAACTTCGAGGCCAAGGTAAACTAACTGAAAAGAACATTGAAGAAGGTTTAAAAGAAGTCAGAATTGCACTTCTCGAAGCGGATGTTCATTATAAAGTTACAAAAAATTTTATTGCACAAATAAAAGAAAAAGCTCTTGGAAAGGAGGTGCTTTCAAGCCTTACTCCAGCTCAACAAGTTATAAAAATAGTTAATGAAGCTCTAGTAGAACTTATGGGATCAACCCATCAAGATCTAAGGCTTGGAGGAGAGAAACCAGTAGTATTAATGCTGGTAGGATTACAAGGCTCAGGTAAAACAACAACTGCAGCAAAAATATCTTTGCTATTAAGAAAAAAAGGCAGAAAACCCTATATGGTTCCTGCTGATGTATACCGACCTGCTGCTATAGAACAACTTAAAAAATTAGGTGATCAACTATCAATTCCTGTTTTTCCTTCCCAAGCTGATATGGGAGCAGTAAAAATTTGTAAAGATGCTTTCAATTTAGCTAAACAAGAAGGCCATGACACTTTAGTTATTGATACCGCCGGACGTCTTCATATTGATGAAGAATTAATGAATGAACTTAAGGTTATTAAGGATAAAGTTCATCCATCAGACATTCTTCTTGTTGCTGATGCAATGACAGGCCAAGATGCTGTAAACATTGCCCAGTCTTTTGATAAAGCTCTTGATATAGGCGGAGTAATATTAACTAAAATGGACAGTGATGCCCGTGGCGGTGCTGCTTTATCCATAAAAGCTATTACTGATAAACCCATTAAATTTATTGGTGTTGGAGAAAAAATAAGTGATATTGAGCCATTTCATCCTGAAAGAATGGCTTCAAGAATACTTGGAATGGGCGATGTTCTTACTTTAATTGAAAAAGCCCAAGATTTAGTTGATGACAAAAAGGCTGCAGAACTTGAAAGAAAGATAAGAAAAAGCGAATTTACATTAGCTGATTTTAGGGATCAAATGAAACAAGTAAGAAAAATGGGACCAATTGGTGATCTCATTAAAATGATTCCTGGAATTGGAAATAGTAAGCAAGTAAAAAATTTAAATGTTGATGAAAAAGAATTCGTAAGAATTGAAGCAATAATTAATTCCATGACGCCTGATGAAAGGCGGAATTATTCTATAATTAATGGAAGCAGAAAAAAAAGAATAGCCACAGGAAGTGGCACATCTGTTCAAGATGTAAATAAATTGTTGAAAAATTATGACCAAGTTATTAAAATGCTCAAAAAAATAAATAAAGGTGGCTCAAAAGGTTTAGGCCGAGGAATGTTACCTTTTTAA
- the rpsP gene encoding 30S ribosomal protein S16: MAVKIRLTRLGAKKRPFYRLIAAHNEAKRDGRFLEVLGTYDPIREPAQVKLKEDRIKYWMEQGATPTETVRNLLKKNSTVLNSK, translated from the coding sequence ATGGCAGTAAAAATAAGATTGACAAGATTAGGTGCAAAAAAAAGACCATTTTATAGGTTGATTGCGGCTCATAATGAAGCTAAAAGAGATGGAAGATTTCTTGAAGTATTAGGGACTTATGATCCTATACGGGAGCCTGCACAAGTTAAACTCAAAGAAGATCGAATAAAGTATTGGATGGAGCAAGGAGCTACACCAACAGAAACAGTGAGAAATTTACTGAAAAAAAATAGTACCGTGCTTAATTCAAAATAA
- a CDS encoding KH domain-containing protein, whose translation MKDLIKFIAQALVDNPDQVEVSEVEGNQTSVLELKVAKEDLGKVIGKQGRTARAMRTILSAASAKVKKRTVLEIIE comes from the coding sequence ATGAAAGATCTGATTAAATTTATCGCCCAAGCACTAGTAGATAATCCAGACCAAGTAGAGGTTTCAGAGGTTGAAGGTAACCAGACCTCTGTATTGGAACTTAAGGTAGCCAAAGAGGATCTGGGGAAGGTTATTGGCAAGCAAGGTAGAACTGCCAGAGCCATGAGAACAATTTTAAGTGCAGCTTCTGCAAAAGTTAAAAAGCGTACAGTTCTTGAAATTATTGAATAA
- the rimM gene encoding 16S rRNA processing protein RimM, which produces MGKIVGVHGIKGIIKILSHADSFSFFCPGRYIFLKSQKGDFSTYKIEWSKPHKKIVLASFKGIDTCEKAAEFIGTEIFIDKNELPYLEEGVYYWFEIIGLSVYSVLNEYIGIIESIIPAGSNDVYVVKNKEKEILLPAIESVIKDINISKKTMIVDIPEGL; this is translated from the coding sequence ATGGGAAAAATTGTTGGGGTCCATGGGATAAAAGGAATCATTAAAATTTTATCCCATGCTGATTCCTTTTCTTTTTTCTGCCCTGGCAGATATATATTTTTAAAAAGCCAAAAGGGAGATTTTTCTACCTATAAAATAGAATGGAGTAAACCCCATAAAAAAATTGTGCTTGCATCATTTAAGGGGATAGATACCTGTGAAAAAGCAGCAGAATTTATTGGGACAGAAATATTTATTGATAAAAATGAACTCCCATATCTTGAAGAAGGAGTTTATTATTGGTTCGAAATTATAGGGCTTTCTGTTTATTCTGTTTTAAATGAATATATTGGAATAATTGAATCCATAATTCCTGCTGGTAGTAATGATGTTTATGTTGTCAAGAATAAAGAAAAAGAAATCTTACTTCCTGCTATCGAGAGTGTAATTAAAGATATCAATATATCAAAAAAAACAATGATTGTAGATATTCCTGAAGGCTTATAA
- the trmD gene encoding tRNA (guanosine(37)-N1)-methyltransferase TrmD: protein MKFFVITIFPDIFNSFWEHGIIRKAIEEGIISYEAVDIRNFAEGKHHVTDDRPFGGGCGMVMKPEPITKAIRAVQEKASNSKIVFLSPKGKKFNQNIAKELSLNENLIFICGRYEGIDERVYTKFDGIDVSIGDYVLSGGEVAAMVIIDSIARLIPGALGCSESANQDSFSDYLMEYPHYTRPRIFEGEDVPEILLSGNHEKIEKWRYEASLMHTLLKRPDLLENKKLNLWEMEILEKWCKEIDRIIQAQSLHSSNSLSSCE from the coding sequence ATGAAATTCTTTGTTATTACTATTTTTCCAGATATATTCAATAGTTTTTGGGAACATGGCATCATACGAAAAGCAATCGAAGAAGGAATTATTTCCTATGAAGCCGTTGATATACGAAATTTTGCAGAAGGAAAACATCATGTAACTGATGATAGGCCTTTTGGAGGTGGGTGCGGAATGGTAATGAAACCTGAGCCCATAACCAAAGCTATTCGAGCAGTTCAAGAAAAAGCTTCCAACTCAAAAATAGTTTTTCTTTCCCCAAAGGGAAAAAAATTTAATCAGAATATTGCAAAAGAATTATCTTTGAATGAAAACTTAATTTTTATATGCGGCCGATATGAAGGTATAGATGAAAGGGTTTATACTAAATTTGATGGAATTGATGTTTCAATAGGAGATTATGTTTTAAGCGGTGGCGAAGTCGCAGCTATGGTAATTATTGATTCAATAGCAAGGCTTATCCCTGGAGCTTTAGGGTGCAGTGAATCTGCTAATCAAGATTCCTTTTCTGATTACTTAATGGAGTATCCACATTATACAAGGCCGAGAATATTTGAAGGAGAAGATGTTCCAGAAATTTTATTGTCTGGAAATCACGAAAAAATAGAAAAATGGAGATATGAAGCGTCTTTAATGCATACTTTGCTTAAAAGGCCAGATTTACTTGAAAATAAAAAATTAAACTTATGGGAAATGGAAATTTTAGAAAAATGGTGCAAGGAGATTGATAGAATCATTCAAGCCCAATCTTTACATAGCTCTAATTCATTATCCAGTTGTGAATAA
- a CDS encoding RNA methyltransferase produces MALIHYPVVNKNGETIISAITNLDIHDISRAAMTYGVKSFYVVTPLLDQQELAKKIIDHWQSGFGAQYNPIRKQALSLVKIESSLDEVINSIAENEKEIPSTIVTCAKEKTKNIGYKDMRKMLENGKPHLLLFGTGWGLSEDFFNNANYVLEPIKGNTEYNHLSVRSAAAIIFDRLMF; encoded by the coding sequence ATAGCTCTAATTCATTATCCAGTTGTGAATAAAAATGGAGAAACTATTATTTCAGCCATTACAAACCTTGACATTCATGATATTTCAAGGGCTGCAATGACTTATGGAGTAAAAAGTTTTTATGTAGTAACTCCGCTTTTGGATCAGCAAGAATTAGCAAAAAAAATTATAGATCATTGGCAATCCGGTTTTGGAGCGCAATATAATCCAATTCGCAAACAAGCATTATCTTTAGTAAAAATTGAAAGCTCTTTAGATGAAGTCATTAACAGTATTGCTGAAAATGAAAAAGAAATTCCATCTACTATAGTAACCTGTGCAAAGGAAAAAACAAAAAACATAGGGTATAAAGATATGCGAAAAATGCTCGAAAACGGAAAACCGCATCTCCTCCTTTTTGGCACAGGATGGGGATTGTCTGAAGATTTTTTCAACAATGCTAATTATGTATTAGAACCTATAAAAGGAAATACAGAGTATAATCATCTGTCTGTTCGTTCAGCAGCAGCAATAATTTTTGATAGACTTATGTTTTAA
- the rplS gene encoding 50S ribosomal protein L19, which produces MDILRKITSDHMRLDLPKFKPGDTVKVHVKIKEGEKERIQMFQGVVLSKRRGSTNATFIVRKISYGGIGVERIFPLHSPSIDKIEIITKGKVRRAKIYYLRNLTEKAARMKIRGPLK; this is translated from the coding sequence ATGGATATTTTAAGAAAAATCACAAGCGATCATATGAGGCTTGATCTGCCTAAGTTTAAGCCCGGTGATACTGTAAAAGTTCACGTCAAAATAAAAGAAGGTGAAAAAGAAAGAATCCAGATGTTTCAAGGAGTAGTTCTAAGTAAAAGGCGCGGCTCAACAAATGCGACTTTCATAGTTAGAAAAATATCTTACGGAGGCATAGGGGTTGAGCGTATATTTCCTCTCCATTCACCGTCAATAGATAAAATTGAAATCATTACTAAAGGTAAGGTACGTAGAGCAAAGATTTATTATCTTAGAAACCTTACAGAAAAAGCAGCAAGAATGAAAATAAGAGGACCTTTAAAGTAA
- a CDS encoding ribonuclease HII, whose protein sequence is MWTYEKKAIEKGFLIIAGVDEAGRGPLAGPVVSASVILSTSFNSEGIKDSKQLSPKKREYFYNYIFDHAISIGVGIVGPEDIDRINILQAALLSMAIAVKKLSPAPEIILIDGQFPIPLSQQFHQQPIIKGDTKSVSIASASIIAKVTRDRIMNEYSNMYPQFGFSHNKGYPTKSHREAIQNFGCCPIHRKTFRGVKEYI, encoded by the coding sequence ATGTGGACTTACGAAAAAAAAGCAATAGAAAAAGGTTTTTTGATTATTGCAGGCGTAGATGAAGCAGGAAGAGGTCCTTTAGCAGGTCCAGTTGTTTCAGCATCTGTGATTCTTTCTACAAGCTTTAATTCCGAAGGAATTAAAGATTCTAAGCAATTAAGTCCCAAAAAAAGAGAATATTTTTATAATTATATTTTTGATCATGCAATAAGTATCGGAGTAGGAATTGTAGGTCCTGAAGATATTGATAGGATAAATATTCTTCAAGCTGCCCTTTTATCTATGGCTATTGCAGTAAAAAAATTATCTCCTGCCCCTGAAATTATTTTAATAGATGGACAATTTCCGATTCCTCTGTCGCAACAATTTCACCAACAACCAATCATAAAAGGCGATACAAAAAGCGTATCGATTGCTTCTGCATCTATTATTGCGAAAGTTACACGAGACCGTATTATGAATGAATATTCTAATATGTATCCTCAATTCGGATTTTCTCATAATAAAGGATACCCAACAAAATCCCATAGAGAAGCGATTCAAAATTTTGGATGTTGCCCCATTCATCGAAAAACATTCAGAGGCGTAAAGGAATATATCTGA
- a CDS encoding TIGR04219 family outer membrane beta-barrel protein, translating into MKTNITILSLLLAILLCIPVTSYSLPLIDIEAAIGGQYQSFQGDIANNGESIDIENDLKYDDKMFLTARAKIGLPLFIPNVYVIALPMKFDGEGLKNINFQFGDTNFTGGESFYSELNINVYDVALFYELPLIKLATLGIIKIEAGLNARIMEADAKIDQVEFFSELSESKKITAAFPMLYLYAKVHPIEMFAVEAEARGVSYSGNSMYSLIGRVKLKFFGPIFAAGGLRYETIDIDRDDFKMKTSFIGPFIEAGFEF; encoded by the coding sequence ATGAAAACTAACATTACAATTTTATCTTTGCTATTAGCTATTTTGCTTTGCATTCCAGTAACCAGCTATTCATTGCCGTTAATAGATATTGAAGCTGCAATTGGAGGTCAATACCAATCTTTTCAAGGAGATATAGCCAATAATGGAGAATCCATAGATATTGAAAATGATTTGAAATATGATGATAAAATGTTTTTAACGGCAAGAGCTAAAATAGGATTGCCTCTTTTTATACCGAATGTTTACGTTATAGCTCTTCCCATGAAATTTGATGGAGAAGGCTTAAAAAACATTAATTTTCAATTCGGAGATACCAATTTTACTGGAGGAGAAAGTTTTTATTCAGAATTAAATATAAATGTTTATGATGTCGCATTGTTTTATGAGCTTCCTTTAATAAAGCTTGCTACCCTTGGAATAATAAAAATCGAAGCTGGCTTAAACGCGAGAATTATGGAAGCTGATGCCAAAATCGATCAGGTAGAGTTCTTTTCTGAACTGTCAGAATCAAAAAAAATTACAGCTGCTTTTCCTATGCTTTATCTTTATGCTAAAGTTCATCCTATTGAAATGTTTGCTGTTGAAGCAGAAGCAAGGGGCGTTTCTTATTCCGGCAATAGTATGTACAGTCTTATAGGCCGTGTTAAATTAAAATTTTTTGGACCAATTTTTGCCGCTGGAGGCCTAAGATATGAAACCATTGATATTGATAGAGACGATTTTAAAATGAAAACAAGCTTTATAGGCCCTTTTATTGAAGCTGGATTTGAATTTTAG